The proteins below are encoded in one region of candidate division WOR-3 bacterium:
- a CDS encoding NAD(+)/NADH kinase has protein sequence MSSNSKRIGFMVNRDKPLATKLVPDLVRWLRAAGHVPLLSAGTAKLLRVTAECGPAAKLAEKADLVVACGGDGTLLRAARLVGSRDVPIMGVNLGGLGFLTEFSTAEAQAGIEDFCRGAHSEERRMVLACRYGRKSGFALNDIAVNMGTANRAIELVASSGGVLVTRYIGDGVVVATPTGSTAYSLAAGGPVVYPTMQAILLTPLSPHALASRPMILPPDAKVELELSRRSESAILNLDGQERWIVRPGRPLHISRADFTIRLVTPKDKTYFQILRDKLKWTGSQR, from the coding sequence ATGTCCAGTAACAGCAAGCGCATCGGGTTCATGGTCAACCGGGACAAGCCTCTCGCAACGAAACTGGTTCCTGACCTCGTACGTTGGCTTCGTGCTGCCGGGCACGTGCCGCTCCTGTCTGCGGGCACCGCGAAGCTGCTCCGAGTCACGGCCGAATGCGGCCCCGCCGCAAAGCTGGCTGAGAAAGCCGACCTGGTCGTTGCCTGCGGCGGCGACGGAACGCTGCTCCGGGCAGCGCGACTGGTCGGCAGTCGAGACGTGCCGATAATGGGCGTCAACCTCGGCGGCCTGGGATTCCTGACCGAGTTCTCGACCGCAGAGGCACAGGCCGGCATCGAAGACTTCTGCCGTGGCGCCCACTCCGAGGAGCGCCGGATGGTCCTTGCCTGCCGGTACGGCCGCAAGTCGGGCTTTGCGCTGAATGATATCGCGGTCAACATGGGCACAGCCAACCGCGCCATCGAACTCGTGGCCAGCTCCGGCGGTGTGCTGGTCACTCGGTACATCGGCGACGGCGTGGTGGTGGCGACCCCTACCGGCTCTACTGCTTACTCACTTGCGGCCGGCGGCCCGGTTGTCTACCCGACGATGCAGGCGATTCTCCTGACCCCCCTCTCCCCTCACGCGCTCGCATCGAGGCCGATGATCCTGCCCCCTGACGCGAAGGTAGAACTGGAACTGAGCCGGCGCTCCGAGTCGGCCATCCTCAACCTCGACGGCCAGGAGCGCTGGATAGTCAGGCCCGGCCGGCCTCTCCACATCAGCCGCGCCGATTTCACGATCCGACTCGTAACCCCGAAGGACAAGACCTATTTCCAGATTCTGCGCGACAAGCTGAAGTGGACCGGCAGCCAGCGCTGA
- the prmC gene encoding peptide chain release factor N(5)-glutamine methyltransferase, translating into MSEPSRRTRNLATKPPRHKGPEVRIDSAELLKEASGAIPRSDAEYLLMHLLQVPRHELYLRRPVTAREAARFRRLVSLARSGEPVQYLTHSAPFLDFQVQVDHRVLIPRPETEELVARTLSKLKSEARSRKPKARTMAVDFGTGSGCIAIALARALPQASILAVDASVAALAVARRNVVRHSLGDKVRLAQARNMDDRILSRLRGRLDLLISNPPYIPTRRLARLQPSVRREPRLALDGGPKGANIVAMLVAHGPTLLKPGGLLAVEVDATHESAVRKLAPHTEVERDLAGRVRYAFLRRS; encoded by the coding sequence GTGAGCGAGCCGAGCCGCAGAACTCGGAATCTAGCCACCAAACCACCAAGACACAAAGGGCCCGAAGTCCGGATCGACTCAGCCGAACTCCTGAAAGAAGCGTCCGGGGCGATTCCCCGGTCGGACGCGGAGTACTTACTGATGCATCTGCTCCAGGTTCCGCGTCATGAGCTGTATCTTCGACGCCCCGTCACGGCAAGGGAGGCGGCGCGCTTTCGACGCCTGGTTTCTCTGGCCCGCAGCGGCGAACCGGTCCAGTACCTGACCCACTCTGCCCCTTTCCTCGATTTCCAGGTTCAGGTAGACCATCGCGTCCTCATACCGCGACCCGAGACAGAAGAACTTGTAGCCAGGACTTTGTCCAAACTCAAGTCAGAAGCCAGAAGCCGGAAGCCAAAGGCCAGGACCATGGCGGTGGACTTCGGAACCGGGTCAGGGTGCATCGCGATTGCGCTGGCCCGGGCGCTTCCGCAGGCAAGCATCCTGGCAGTTGATGCTTCAGTGGCCGCGCTCGCTGTCGCAAGACGGAACGTCGTTCGGCACAGCCTCGGCGACAAGGTCAGGCTGGCGCAGGCGCGAAACATGGATGACCGAATCCTGTCACGACTGCGCGGACGACTCGACCTGCTCATCTCCAACCCGCCCTACATACCCACCCGCCGGCTGGCGCGACTGCAACCGAGCGTCCGCCGGGAGCCACGGCTGGCACTTGATGGAGGGCCAAAAGGGGCTAATATTGTCGCGATGTTGGTTGCGCACGGCCCCACATTGCTCAAGCCCGGTGGGCTGCTGGCAGTCGAGGTCGACGCGACCCACGAGTCAGCCGTCCGCAAGCTGGCCCCCCATACCGAGGTCGAGCGTGACCTCGCGGGAAGAGTCCGCTACGCCTTCCTGAGGAGGAGCTAG
- the prfA gene encoding peptide chain release factor 1 — translation MRLRAAELEQQLGDPKVTSDIPLLKTLTREFRTATAALEQLREYERIEKEAQEADEMARGADDAEMKELAHKELADLNQRIEALSTSLEAVLRPRSPDWDKGCIVEIRAAAGGEEAALFAGDLFRMYSHYAEKHGLKIEVMDSRPSELKGFKEIVFAVEGDEPYRYFRFESGVHRVQRVPETEASGRIHTSTVTVAVLPEPEEVEMIINPDDLRVDVYRAGGHGGQGVNKTESAVRITHIPTGLVAQCQDERSQQRNKAKAMKVLAARLLEARNLQDQSKMTATRRKQIGGGDRSEKTRTYNFPQNRLTDHRNGVSVHNLDSVIEGELDALFTTLEKAEAAIE, via the coding sequence ATGCGCCTGCGGGCAGCGGAACTGGAGCAGCAACTCGGCGACCCGAAGGTGACGTCCGACATTCCGCTGCTGAAGACTCTGACGCGCGAGTTCCGGACGGCGACGGCGGCACTGGAGCAGTTGCGGGAGTACGAACGCATAGAGAAGGAAGCACAGGAAGCGGATGAGATGGCCCGGGGAGCCGATGACGCGGAAATGAAGGAACTGGCCCATAAGGAACTCGCCGACCTGAACCAGCGCATAGAAGCGCTCAGCACCTCGCTGGAGGCCGTGCTCCGCCCCCGCTCCCCGGATTGGGACAAGGGCTGCATCGTCGAAATCCGGGCCGCCGCCGGCGGCGAGGAAGCAGCTCTCTTCGCGGGCGATCTGTTCCGGATGTACTCGCACTATGCCGAGAAGCACGGCCTGAAGATCGAGGTCATGGACTCCCGCCCGAGTGAACTGAAGGGCTTCAAGGAAATCGTGTTCGCGGTCGAAGGCGACGAACCCTACCGCTACTTCCGCTTCGAAAGCGGAGTCCACCGGGTCCAGCGGGTACCCGAGACCGAAGCCTCGGGCCGGATTCACACGTCCACGGTCACTGTTGCCGTGCTGCCCGAACCCGAGGAAGTCGAGATGATCATCAACCCCGACGACCTGCGCGTGGACGTCTACCGCGCGGGCGGGCACGGCGGCCAGGGCGTCAACAAGACCGAGTCGGCCGTGCGCATCACCCACATCCCGACCGGCCTGGTCGCCCAGTGTCAGGATGAGCGGTCGCAGCAACGGAACAAGGCAAAGGCGATGAAGGTGCTGGCCGCGCGCCTGCTCGAAGCCAGAAATCTCCAGGACCAATCAAAGATGACCGCGACCCGACGCAAGCAGATTGGCGGTGGCGACCGCAGCGAGAAGACCCGAACCTACAATTTCCCGCAGAACCGGCTAACCGACCACCGCAACGGCGTGTCCGTGCACAACCTCGACTCGGTCATCGAAGGCGAGCTCGACGCGCTGTTCACGACGCTCGAGAAGGCCGAAGCCGCAATCGAGTGA
- a CDS encoding cupin domain-containing protein: MLTGHFTEVKEEQPHLAGMQATIRWLIAAKDGAPHFAMRVIEIKRNGEKIPLHHHDYEHEVFIIEGKGNIVSPDGVKPVAYGNFAYIPAGEEHGFENTGDRPFRFICVIPKQ; the protein is encoded by the coding sequence ATGCTGACAGGACATTTCACCGAAGTCAAGGAAGAGCAGCCGCATCTGGCCGGGATGCAGGCGACCATCCGCTGGCTCATTGCCGCCAAGGACGGGGCGCCCCACTTCGCCATGCGGGTAATCGAGATCAAGCGCAACGGAGAGAAGATACCGCTGCACCACCACGACTACGAGCACGAGGTATTCATCATCGAGGGAAAGGGAAACATAGTCAGCCCGGACGGTGTGAAGCCGGTTGCCTACGGCAACTTCGCGTACATTCCCGCGGGCGAAGAGCACGGATTCGAGAACACCGGCGACAGGCCTTTCCGCTTCATCTGCGTGATTCCGAAGCAGTAG
- a CDS encoding GNAT family N-acetyltransferase, with protein MTAPGVVFSLRQATCDDSEFAFEVKKLTLGGYVRQVWGWDEQEQRRLHDRRFGSQDFQVIESSGCKIGILALSHEPGCLKVNQLLLLPEHQGKGIGTACMSRVIAQAASHGLPVRLQVLKVNRRAVEFYCRLGFRGAGADGTHIRMEKPAR; from the coding sequence ATGACCGCACCGGGGGTGGTGTTCAGCCTGCGTCAGGCCACCTGCGACGACAGTGAGTTCGCATTCGAAGTGAAGAAGCTGACGCTGGGCGGCTACGTGCGCCAGGTTTGGGGCTGGGATGAACAGGAGCAGCGCCGGCTGCACGACAGACGGTTCGGGTCTCAGGATTTCCAGGTCATCGAGTCATCAGGGTGCAAAATCGGCATCCTCGCCCTCTCCCACGAACCTGGCTGCCTGAAGGTCAACCAGCTCCTTCTGCTGCCCGAGCACCAGGGCAAGGGAATCGGCACGGCCTGCATGAGCCGAGTCATCGCGCAGGCGGCCAGCCACGGCTTGCCCGTGCGGCTGCAGGTTCTGAAGGTGAACCGGCGGGCGGTTGAGTTCTACTGCCGGCTGGGTTTCCGCGGTGCCGGTGCAGACGGCACGCACATCCGGATGGAGAAGCCGGCGCGCTGA
- a CDS encoding T9SS type A sorting domain-containing protein, with protein MKRSALLVFVIAVTSICSGQWLERQVVIGDTLGGISLTGGIVVNPISGNVYIESSPIQVFSPVTMEKIRGPGSTGLVIFCPPSGKGYVLRDSAVILDAAADTVLSVTALPFRPSSLAYSPASDRLYLGSTSSETLFVFDPDGDSVLTAVGIGADVSALLWDSAWNRLYVGTQSNSLSVVDCTADTLLASVPVGNDDVSKLALSTVSHKLYCVAGDTGLTIVSTDSLKVIGVTPALELDELLALVYNPFTDRLACLVTDSLCVIDCQTDSTRTLAAGSLSSVAVNTANGSTYLGWYDPTEVLVTDSNDHLAAVVPIPTVPTHDIVALAFWPNSNEVYGVTSPGDLAFAIDAAVDSVVGTVNYAAYLPRQMVHNPAGNKLYLLCTGHDEVLILDSTFGTPKHIPGGVYGTYAQPVLNPALNRLYVADYGTLRIIDCNADSLVRTLAMAAIDRPRPVMVPYLNKMYIFDGSDADSVYAYDCLRDTAIPLFELDDHVPCAVYDPRSNRVFFACGDKPTVRALDPVGDSVVKTFDLVGGSYRGKMTLNLDLGLLYYIDQSPTMMFTIDVLGDSVISSEILPWIVDAMFLNRRLGKLYMCGSSQTLVFDCALGAIVDTIDAGFTYSGLMDDRNDKLYLRYGAVVDCRYDSVVTRLDPINSRSMAWDAIDNRVFKATTSRLYVYRDDPYSIEEQKPGVLGPMLSVLGNPARSGVKVRLQIPPGQTGSLTVHDVAGRLIRLLSVARSATLNVDLKSVPAGVYFVSLEVGRNRTKDKVIVQH; from the coding sequence ATGAAGAGAAGCGCACTGCTCGTTTTCGTCATCGCGGTTACATCCATTTGCTCCGGCCAGTGGCTGGAGCGCCAAGTCGTGATCGGCGACACCCTCGGCGGCATCAGCCTGACCGGCGGCATCGTCGTCAACCCGATATCCGGCAACGTCTACATCGAGTCCAGCCCCATACAGGTATTCAGCCCCGTAACCATGGAGAAGATTCGCGGCCCCGGCTCGACGGGCTTGGTGATTTTCTGTCCGCCGAGCGGCAAGGGGTATGTGTTGCGGGATTCGGCAGTCATACTCGATGCCGCTGCGGACACGGTCCTGAGCGTGACTGCTCTGCCCTTCAGACCGAGTTCACTCGCATACAGCCCGGCGTCCGACCGGCTCTACCTGGGGTCGACGTCCTCGGAGACGCTCTTCGTGTTCGACCCCGACGGCGATTCCGTGCTGACCGCCGTTGGAATAGGAGCCGACGTCTCGGCTCTGCTATGGGATTCAGCCTGGAATCGGCTGTACGTCGGAACCCAGTCGAATTCACTCAGCGTGGTCGACTGCACCGCCGATACTTTGCTGGCGAGTGTTCCGGTCGGAAACGACGACGTATCAAAGCTGGCACTGAGCACCGTTTCGCACAAGCTCTACTGCGTGGCCGGGGACACCGGGCTGACCATAGTGAGCACTGATTCGCTGAAGGTAATCGGCGTGACACCGGCGCTCGAGCTGGATGAGCTTCTGGCGCTGGTCTACAACCCATTCACTGACCGGTTGGCGTGTCTGGTCACTGACTCGTTGTGCGTGATAGATTGCCAAACCGATTCGACACGAACCCTAGCTGCAGGATCGCTCTCGTCCGTCGCGGTCAATACGGCGAACGGAAGTACCTATCTGGGCTGGTACGATCCTACCGAGGTGCTTGTGACGGACTCGAACGACCACCTTGCGGCTGTGGTTCCCATCCCAACCGTACCCACTCACGACATCGTGGCCCTTGCATTTTGGCCAAACAGCAATGAAGTATACGGAGTGACATCCCCGGGCGATCTCGCCTTCGCCATCGACGCCGCGGTCGACTCGGTCGTGGGCACTGTGAACTACGCTGCCTATCTACCCCGGCAGATGGTCCACAACCCGGCCGGCAACAAGCTCTACCTGCTCTGCACTGGGCACGATGAGGTCCTCATCCTTGACAGCACATTCGGTACGCCGAAGCACATTCCCGGCGGGGTCTACGGCACATACGCCCAGCCGGTGCTGAACCCGGCCCTCAACCGTCTCTACGTGGCTGACTACGGCACGCTCCGAATCATCGACTGCAACGCTGACAGCCTGGTCAGGACCCTGGCGATGGCCGCCATCGACCGCCCCAGGCCGGTGATGGTCCCGTACCTCAACAAGATGTACATCTTCGACGGCTCCGATGCCGACTCGGTATACGCCTACGACTGCCTGCGGGACACCGCGATCCCGCTCTTCGAGCTGGACGACCACGTTCCTTGCGCGGTCTACGACCCGCGCTCCAACCGAGTTTTCTTTGCCTGCGGGGACAAGCCGACTGTACGCGCCCTTGACCCGGTGGGCGACTCTGTGGTCAAGACCTTCGACCTTGTGGGCGGCTCCTATCGTGGTAAGATGACCTTGAATCTCGACCTCGGCCTGCTCTATTACATCGACCAGTCGCCGACGATGATGTTCACCATCGATGTGCTGGGGGACTCGGTCATCTCATCCGAGATCCTGCCCTGGATCGTCGACGCCATGTTCCTGAACCGACGGCTGGGCAAGCTCTACATGTGCGGCAGCAGCCAGACTCTGGTCTTCGACTGTGCCCTGGGCGCAATCGTCGATACGATCGATGCCGGATTCACCTACTCAGGCCTGATGGACGACCGGAACGACAAGCTCTACCTCAGATACGGCGCGGTCGTGGATTGTCGCTACGACTCGGTCGTGACCCGGCTTGACCCCATCAATTCTCGCAGCATGGCGTGGGACGCCATCGACAACCGTGTGTTCAAGGCGACCACAAGCAGGCTCTACGTCTACCGCGACGACCCATATAGTATCGAGGAACAGAAACCCGGAGTCCTGGGGCCGATGCTGTCCGTACTCGGCAATCCCGCCAGAAGCGGGGTCAAGGTGCGACTCCAGATTCCGCCCGGCCAGACGGGCAGCCTGACCGTGCACGACGTGGCCGGCAGGCTGATCCGACTGCTGTCGGTTGCCCGGTCTGCGACGCTCAACGTCGACCTGAAATCGGTGCCGGCCGGGGTCTATTTCGTCAGCCTCGAAGTGGGCCGAAACAGGACCAAAGATAAGGTCATCGTCCAGCACTAA
- a CDS encoding sigma-70 family RNA polymerase sigma factor, translating to MAADAKTRDRSAGNRRDADLALRARAWDIAAQVELYHRYHNIFRNWVRRWLRFDAWEKECVDFMLATLFEELPKYRPEGSAFCSWAHMVCRSALIKHIHDLSLDRADFPYDEIVADMLPALTEPMDDYVVGRIQEEVANLEAEQRAAVTGHYYEDRTDDEIAAGQGMPRRRVCYRRHQGEQNLRRRLNDVAFTWIRPQTAFFRNSFVMTDAREKIAALLGGEEGDCS from the coding sequence ATGGCCGCTGACGCGAAGACGCGCGACCGTTCCGCCGGCAACCGGCGGGACGCCGACCTCGCCCTGAGAGCAAGGGCATGGGATATCGCCGCGCAAGTGGAGCTCTATCACCGTTATCACAACATCTTCAGGAACTGGGTCCGGCGCTGGCTCCGGTTCGACGCCTGGGAGAAGGAGTGCGTCGACTTCATGCTGGCGACGCTCTTCGAGGAACTGCCCAAGTACCGTCCCGAGGGTTCGGCGTTCTGCTCCTGGGCGCACATGGTCTGCCGTTCGGCGCTGATCAAGCACATCCATGATCTGAGCCTGGACCGGGCGGACTTCCCCTACGACGAGATCGTCGCGGACATGCTGCCGGCGCTGACCGAGCCGATGGACGACTACGTCGTGGGCCGCATCCAGGAGGAGGTGGCGAACCTGGAGGCAGAGCAGCGGGCGGCGGTCACCGGGCACTACTATGAGGACCGGACCGACGATGAGATCGCCGCCGGGCAGGGGATGCCGCGCCGGCGGGTCTGCTATCGCCGCCACCAGGGCGAACAGAACCTGCGGCGTCGACTCAATGACGTGGCTTTCACGTGGATTCGACCACAAACCGCCTTTTTCCGCAATTCCTTTGTAATGACGGATGCAAGAGAGAAGATTGCGGCCCTGCTGGGCGGAGAGGAAGGTGATTGTTCATGA